A DNA window from Porphyromonas gingivalis ATCC 33277 contains the following coding sequences:
- a CDS encoding SGNH/GDSL hydrolase family protein, translating to MMPFANRFMLLLLCLTTAFGLSFGQSSLWYEPEGYLDQVWQHIRVVDSNKKTVTILHLGDSHLSGGYFTRSMSAKLAAQYGDKVRFERIGVPGASYSTFSQDKYMQRIKAVEPDLVIISLGTNDSYCFKFSETEMWGNMETFFGMLRQTLEDVPFVLTTPPPSYLRRSVKVAGKNRKGSKRRKNRYRTTYHFNDNTEKASRLIRSYTVEHGMACFDLSAAMGGEAETRQWLRSGLMHTDHIHYTVGGYTRHGGLVADALLGSIVRGKVDRSDQSKL from the coding sequence ATGATGCCATTCGCGAATAGATTCATGCTATTGCTGCTCTGCCTTACCACAGCTTTCGGGCTGTCGTTCGGACAGTCCTCGCTTTGGTACGAGCCGGAAGGATATCTCGACCAGGTATGGCAGCACATTAGAGTAGTCGATTCGAACAAGAAGACGGTTACGATCCTCCATCTCGGCGATAGCCATTTGAGCGGGGGATACTTTACCCGATCCATGTCAGCCAAGTTGGCTGCCCAATACGGTGATAAAGTTCGCTTCGAGCGTATCGGCGTACCCGGCGCCAGTTATTCCACTTTCTCCCAAGACAAGTATATGCAGCGGATCAAAGCCGTAGAACCCGATCTCGTCATTATCTCTCTGGGAACGAACGATTCGTATTGTTTTAAGTTCTCAGAAACAGAAATGTGGGGAAATATGGAGACTTTTTTCGGCATGCTGCGGCAGACATTGGAGGATGTCCCATTCGTCCTGACTACTCCGCCCCCTTCTTACCTTCGCCGGTCAGTGAAAGTAGCAGGCAAAAACCGCAAAGGAAGCAAACGGCGTAAAAATCGTTATAGAACCACTTACCACTTCAACGACAATACGGAAAAGGCATCCCGCCTGATACGATCATATACGGTGGAACATGGCATGGCTTGTTTTGACCTCTCTGCGGCTATGGGGGGAGAGGCAGAAACCCGACAATGGCTGCGTAGCGGGCTGATGCATACCGATCATATACATTATACGGTGGGTGGATATACCCGTCATGGAGGACTGGTGGCCGATGCCTTACTCGGCTCTATTGTCCGTGGCAAAGTGGATAGGAGCGACCAGTCCAAACTCTAA
- a CDS encoding MBOAT family O-acyltransferase, with translation MDISRLWDTLQYDASAPMIFSSGTFFILFLLFLPLYILLRRQTGLRIVYVSLFSLYFYYKSSGLFVLLLLAAATSDFLIGRLLSRQQIQVRRKLLVALSMCINLGVLSYFKYFNFLGEILFSLIQEIGLVTNRPEWIMTDWEHWDIILPVGISFYTFQTMSYIIDIYRGQVQPLKRWIDYVFYVSFFPQLVAGPIVRARDFIPQIYRRPVLEGREYAEALMLIMGGLFKKAIISDYISLNFVDRVFDAPTLYTGLENLMGVYGYALQIYCDFSGYSDMAIGIALVLGFRFNINFDSPYQSANITEFWRRWHISLSSWLRDYLYIPLGGNRKGKIRTYINLLLTMLLGGLWHGAALRFILWGAIHGVALAVHKLWCEIFPSNRAMSSDMPFWRRWLGRIITFHLVCFGWIFFRSDSMAVAGQVLGQIFNNFHPEVFFQFIAGYKGVVVLMVTGYLLHFVGKGKRNKAQSMLERAPFVLQTLMLVLLIFTIIQVRSSEIQPFIYFQF, from the coding sequence ATGGATATATCCCGCCTGTGGGATACATTACAGTATGATGCTTCTGCCCCCATGATTTTTTCGAGTGGGACGTTCTTCATCCTCTTTCTTTTGTTCCTTCCGCTATACATCCTGCTACGCCGGCAAACCGGACTGCGTATTGTATACGTATCTCTCTTTTCTCTTTATTTCTATTATAAGAGCAGCGGTCTTTTCGTCCTGCTTCTTTTGGCTGCTGCTACGAGCGACTTCCTCATCGGTCGGCTTTTGTCCCGTCAGCAGATCCAAGTACGGCGCAAGCTCCTTGTGGCACTCAGTATGTGCATCAATTTGGGAGTATTGTCCTATTTCAAATACTTCAATTTCCTCGGTGAGATACTTTTCTCTCTCATTCAGGAAATCGGTCTCGTGACCAATCGCCCGGAGTGGATCATGACCGATTGGGAGCATTGGGACATTATACTGCCTGTGGGGATCTCGTTCTATACTTTTCAGACGATGAGTTACATTATCGACATTTATCGAGGTCAGGTGCAGCCCCTAAAACGTTGGATAGATTACGTCTTCTATGTCTCTTTCTTTCCCCAGCTGGTAGCCGGCCCCATCGTCCGCGCCCGAGATTTCATTCCGCAGATATACCGCCGTCCGGTGTTGGAAGGGAGGGAATATGCCGAAGCCCTGATGTTGATAATGGGAGGTCTCTTCAAGAAAGCGATCATATCGGACTATATCAGCCTGAACTTTGTGGATCGCGTGTTCGATGCTCCAACGCTTTACACCGGATTGGAGAACCTTATGGGGGTGTATGGCTACGCCCTACAGATCTATTGCGACTTCTCCGGTTATTCCGACATGGCTATCGGTATAGCTCTGGTGCTCGGCTTCCGCTTCAATATCAATTTCGATTCACCTTATCAGTCGGCCAATATCACCGAGTTCTGGCGCAGGTGGCATATCTCTCTTTCATCATGGCTCAGGGATTACCTGTATATACCGTTGGGGGGGAATAGGAAAGGGAAAATCCGCACCTATATCAATCTTCTGCTGACGATGCTCCTCGGTGGCCTTTGGCATGGTGCCGCCTTGCGATTTATTTTGTGGGGTGCAATTCATGGAGTGGCACTGGCCGTACACAAACTCTGGTGCGAGATCTTTCCGTCGAATCGGGCTATGTCCTCGGATATGCCTTTTTGGCGCAGATGGCTCGGACGGATCATTACTTTCCATCTCGTCTGTTTTGGTTGGATCTTCTTCCGATCCGATTCGATGGCGGTGGCCGGACAGGTTCTTGGACAAATATTCAACAACTTCCATCCCGAAGTTTTCTTCCAATTCATTGCCGGCTACAAGGGCGTTGTCGTACTGATGGTCACAGGTTACCTGTTGCATTTTGTCGGTAAGGGTAAGCGAAACAAGGCGCAATCCATGCTTGAGCGTGCTCCGTTCGTCTTGCAAACTCTGATGCTCGTTCTCCTGATCTTCACCATCATTCAGGTACGCAGCTCGGAAATACAGCCCTTCATATATTTCCAGTTCTAA
- a CDS encoding IS982-like element IS195 family transposase, giving the protein MKTNIVDVFCIIDDFSKLFDETIKKKTLEEEDKKRRNRKFKMSDSEVMTILILFHLSRYRDLKAFYLQYITHSCRSEFPHLVSYNRFVELQSRVGFKLIAFLNMCCLGQCTGISFIDSTPLKACHIKRAHGHRTMRGWAQKGKSTMGWFYGFKLHIVINDRGEIINYQITPGNCDDREPLKDGTFTKNLFGKLIADRGYISQNLFDRLFVDDIHMITKIKKNMKNSLMHLYDKVLLRKRALIETVNDMLKNVCQIEHTRHRSVNNFVTNLISGIIAYNILPKKPELNIEIIRNPNFPICA; this is encoded by the coding sequence ATGAAGACAAATATAGTTGATGTTTTTTGCATCATAGATGATTTCTCCAAGCTTTTTGATGAAACAATCAAGAAAAAGACCCTCGAAGAGGAAGACAAAAAACGCAGGAATAGAAAGTTTAAGATGTCGGACAGTGAGGTCATGACCATCCTGATCCTGTTTCATCTGTCAAGATACCGAGATTTGAAAGCTTTTTATCTTCAATACATCACCCACTCGTGTCGATCCGAGTTCCCACATCTTGTCTCTTATAATCGCTTTGTGGAGCTGCAAAGCAGGGTAGGTTTCAAGCTGATAGCATTTCTCAATATGTGTTGTTTGGGTCAATGTACAGGCATCTCTTTCATCGATTCCACCCCATTGAAGGCTTGTCATATCAAACGAGCTCATGGGCATAGGACAATGAGGGGATGGGCTCAAAAAGGCAAAAGCACCATGGGTTGGTTTTATGGATTCAAGCTACATATTGTTATCAACGACAGGGGTGAAATCATCAACTATCAAATCACACCGGGCAATTGTGATGACAGAGAACCTCTGAAAGACGGAACATTCACCAAGAATCTTTTTGGCAAACTCATTGCCGATAGAGGCTACATTTCCCAAAACCTTTTTGACCGGCTCTTTGTCGATGACATCCACATGATAACCAAAATCAAAAAGAACATGAAGAACTCCCTGATGCATCTATATGACAAAGTTTTATTGAGAAAGAGAGCCCTGATCGAAACAGTCAATGATATGCTCAAAAATGTCTGTCAGATAGAGCACACGAGACATCGCAGTGTCAACAATTTTGTCACCAACCTGATCTCCGGTATCATCGCTTACAACATCCTGCCTAAAAAGCCTGAACTCAATATTGAAATCATCAGAAACCCAAACTTTCCTATTTGTGCTTAG
- a CDS encoding DUF1661 domain-containing protein has protein sequence MVREVKILRATTEKFSLVNLRKLEPHSGQFRNQIREESAYNVSST, from the coding sequence TTGGTTCGGGAAGTAAAAATTTTACGCGCCACAACGGAAAAATTCTCGCTCGTGAATCTCAGAAAACTCGAACCGCATTCCGGCCAATTCCGGAACCAAATTCGTGAGGAATCTGCTTACAACGTCAGTTCGACGTAA
- a CDS encoding DUF1661 domain-containing protein, whose product MARKIFTSRTKTKKFPSHVFPNAKPPFLRTDVYGIGEVKKNSNHVETFDRFRASSHCGRIPRQPRSKYAIEKKYNIAQGLIRDHCTAFLRYDHWSFLNVSSI is encoded by the coding sequence GTGGCGCGTAAAATTTTTACTTCCCGAACCAAAACGAAAAAATTCCCGAGCCACGTTTTTCCAAACGCTAAACCGCCATTTTTACGAACTGACGTGTACGGAATCGGAGAGGTCAAAAAAAACAGTAATCATGTCGAAACATTTGACCGATTCCGAGCGTCTTCACATTGTGGAAGAATACCTCGGCAGCCCCGGAGCAAGTATGCCATCGAGAAGAAGTACAACATCGCCCAGGGGCTTATTAGAGACCATTGTACGGCATTTTTGCGATATGACCATTGGTCTTTTCTTAACGTGAGTTCGATATAA